In Bacillus horti, a single window of DNA contains:
- a CDS encoding ABC transporter ATP-binding protein, with the protein MLSVENLSKKIENQQVLDHVSFTIKKGSITALLGRNGVGKTTLLQTIVGILDADTGKVLYNDQSIQANPGLKQDIVFIPDSNALFKNYSVKEIISFYDMIYPNFNQKKLFELLNKFNLPQQGMFRSFSKGTRAMFFIAVSFSTQAKVIILDEPTNGLDPIIKKQMLQHVIEEVAENDIALLLSTHHLNEVETIADHVLFMKEGRIAEQVSLEELNQRMKKIQIAFKEVHLLQITNLKGVKLLQQSGRVLTLLLAQDTANAMEILESMNPILLEELPLTLEDLFVHTLGGELDVV; encoded by the coding sequence ATGCTAAGCGTTGAGAATTTGAGCAAAAAAATAGAGAATCAACAGGTATTAGACCATGTATCCTTCACGATTAAGAAAGGATCTATTACAGCATTGCTCGGACGAAATGGAGTGGGGAAAACAACGTTATTACAGACGATAGTCGGGATTTTGGATGCAGATACAGGAAAAGTGCTGTATAACGATCAGAGCATTCAGGCTAACCCTGGTCTTAAACAGGATATTGTTTTTATTCCTGATTCTAATGCCCTGTTTAAAAATTACAGTGTTAAAGAAATCATAAGCTTTTATGATATGATTTATCCCAATTTTAATCAAAAGAAGCTTTTCGAATTGCTTAATAAGTTCAATCTACCTCAGCAGGGCATGTTTAGAAGCTTTTCAAAAGGAACAAGGGCTATGTTTTTTATCGCCGTATCTTTTTCTACTCAAGCTAAGGTCATTATTTTGGATGAGCCTACAAATGGATTAGATCCCATTATTAAAAAACAGATGCTACAGCATGTGATTGAAGAAGTGGCTGAAAACGATATCGCTTTGCTTTTATCTACTCATCACTTGAATGAGGTGGAGACGATTGCCGATCATGTTTTATTTATGAAAGAGGGCAGGATAGCAGAGCAGGTGTCACTTGAGGAATTAAACCAGAGGATGAAAAAAATACAAATTGCCTTTAAGGAGGTTCACTTGTTGCAAATTACGAACCTCAAAGGAGTTAAGCTATTACAGCAGTCCGGACGTGTGTTAACACTACTTCTTGCGCAAGATACTGCTAACGCCATGGAGATTTTAGAGAGCATGAATCCTATTTTATTAGAAGAGCTACCACTTACTCTTGAAGATTTATTTGTTCATACACTAGGGGGTGAGCTAGATGTGGTCTAA
- a CDS encoding GntR family transcriptional regulator: MNFNLNPRSHVPIWEQIVHQMKEMVMKEIFSPQDKIPSVRELSSQLVINPNTVSKAYQELERQGVIETIRGKGTFVAERSVEVQFSEQQAEKLRDELKRTIIEASYIGIESDMILQWTKELLDEFGGEPNAKR, encoded by the coding sequence TTGAACTTTAATCTAAATCCTAGAAGTCATGTGCCTATTTGGGAGCAGATTGTTCATCAAATGAAAGAAATGGTGATGAAGGAGATTTTTAGCCCTCAGGATAAAATCCCTTCTGTTCGTGAGCTTTCCTCTCAGCTAGTGATTAACCCTAACACAGTAAGTAAGGCTTATCAAGAGCTTGAACGTCAGGGGGTTATTGAAACGATAAGAGGGAAGGGAACGTTTGTAGCTGAACGATCTGTGGAGGTACAATTCAGCGAACAGCAGGCTGAAAAATTAAGAGACGAGTTGAAGAGAACGATTATTGAAGCGTCATATATAGGAATAGAAAGTGATATGATCCTTCAATGGACGAAGGAATTACTCGATGAATTTGGAGGTGAGCCTAATGCTAAGCGTTGA
- a CDS encoding DUF309 domain-containing protein → MYPKAYIEYLIHFHVHRDYFECHEVLEEYWKEEGMKDITWVGLIQIAVALYHQRRSNFQGAIKMLSSAIRILEDQSHRLTQLGIDHIQLTSLLQKRHLEIVEQTPYTSFDLPLQEDVVLQCVKHCQLNEVEWCSNQNITDQFTINKHTLRDRSDVIEEREESIRLKKSR, encoded by the coding sequence ATGTACCCTAAAGCCTATATTGAATACCTTATTCACTTTCACGTTCATCGCGATTATTTTGAATGTCATGAAGTTCTTGAAGAATACTGGAAGGAAGAAGGCATGAAGGATATCACATGGGTTGGATTGATCCAAATTGCCGTTGCTCTTTATCATCAGCGACGTTCTAACTTCCAAGGTGCCATAAAAATGCTTTCTAGTGCGATACGCATCCTAGAAGATCAAAGCCATAGGCTTACTCAGCTAGGTATAGACCATATTCAGCTGACTAGCCTGTTACAGAAACGGCATCTTGAAATAGTTGAACAAACACCATATACTAGCTTCGACCTACCGTTACAGGAGGATGTAGTCCTTCAATGTGTGAAGCACTGTCAATTAAATGAAGTGGAATGGTGCTCTAATCAGAACATTACCGACCAATTTACGATTAACAAGCATACTTTAAGAGATCGATCAGATGTTATAGAAGAGCGTGAAGAGAGTATACGTTTAAAAAAGTCTAGATGA
- a CDS encoding ABC-2 transporter permease, with protein MWSKALWYKNYKETKPYAWGFLIVSLLVPFQFYSEETRLADFADRGILIDAVSFDFFTAAAVFQLFVLLVLAVKLMGSERSNYHYAFSLSLPFKREDIFQAKWMYGCTVIGIGVTISVLISLLIYSGGDFLKDLIPLSIIFTYMFLIVLLLLAFYSFALMLGYLTGNAVSQFILTGITSILPVGFTMLLFEFLRIHGINAHIFDSRFIDSFTMVSLPVQLSIMSVLSRIGQQIEGNLILVCASASIGYILITFLVTRWISRYSKAEHNGKILLYQPLVKILRVGVFVCFFLFGGLFGSGYFTAGGGLLEYYIGGIVFALLATIILNKLLRVKPGFKLSRN; from the coding sequence ATGTGGTCTAAAGCATTGTGGTACAAAAATTATAAAGAAACAAAGCCTTATGCGTGGGGATTCTTGATTGTTTCGCTGTTAGTTCCCTTCCAATTTTATTCCGAGGAGACACGTTTAGCTGACTTTGCTGATAGAGGAATACTTATAGATGCAGTAAGCTTTGATTTTTTTACAGCAGCAGCTGTATTTCAATTGTTTGTTTTACTCGTGTTAGCTGTTAAGCTAATGGGCAGTGAGAGAAGCAACTATCACTATGCATTCAGTTTGTCTCTACCATTTAAAAGAGAGGATATTTTTCAGGCTAAGTGGATGTATGGATGTACGGTGATTGGTATAGGGGTTACGATAAGTGTTTTAATATCGTTGCTGATTTATAGTGGCGGAGACTTCTTAAAAGATTTAATCCCTTTGAGTATAATCTTTACTTATATGTTTTTAATCGTTTTGCTTTTACTTGCTTTTTATTCTTTTGCTTTAATGCTAGGCTATCTTACTGGCAATGCTGTATCTCAGTTTATTTTAACTGGAATTACCTCTATTCTGCCCGTTGGTTTTACCATGTTACTATTTGAGTTTCTAAGAATTCATGGAATAAACGCTCATATTTTTGACAGTAGATTTATTGATTCCTTTACGATGGTGAGTTTGCCTGTACAGTTAAGCATTATGTCAGTCTTATCTAGAATAGGGCAACAAATTGAAGGGAATTTAATTCTAGTTTGTGCATCTGCCTCAATAGGGTATATACTTATTACCTTCCTTGTCACTCGCTGGATCAGTAGGTATTCCAAAGCTGAGCATAATGGGAAAATTCTATTATACCAACCTCTTGTGAAGATCTTAAGAGTAGGAGTGTTTGTGTGTTTCTTTCTATTCGGAGGTTTGTTTGGTTCAGGATATTTCACAGCTGGAGGAGGCTTACTAGAGTACTATATAGGTGGAATTGTTTTTGCTCTATTAGCAACAATAATCTTGAATAAGCTTCTGAGAGTTAAGCCCGGTTTTAAGTTAAGTAGGAATTAA
- the ftsW gene encoding putative lipid II flippase FtsW translates to MEEQQLRKGQPDFIILILTFILTGIGLVMVYSSSQIHAYTGWGDSTYFIKQQVRNGMLGLVVMFVVMNIPYRIYRKFIPLILLGLLVLMTLVFIPGLGVEAKGAQRWLYIGPINLQPSELVKIGLVIYLASIYSKKQEYISDFKRGVVPPLVVVAIFFTLILMQRDLGTGMSVIFFTLVMIFCSGAQFKHILGLGILSGIIGSIFIFTQSYRLERFTSFLDPWSDPLGSGFQLTQSLIAIGNGGFLGKGFGNSIQKYMYLPEAHTDFIFAIIAEELGLLGISFILLCYVLLLLRGIRAAVRCPDSFGTLLGIGIVAMIGVQVLINIAVVSGRLPVTGITLPFLSYGGTSLILTLSSIGILLNVSRYAVEEEVPNQRSVN, encoded by the coding sequence ATGGAAGAGCAGCAGCTTAGAAAAGGACAGCCAGATTTTATCATCTTAATTCTAACCTTTATTCTTACTGGAATAGGGCTTGTCATGGTGTATAGCTCAAGTCAGATACATGCTTACACGGGTTGGGGAGACAGCACTTATTTTATTAAGCAGCAGGTTCGAAACGGTATGCTCGGGCTTGTTGTTATGTTTGTTGTGATGAATATACCCTATCGAATATATAGAAAATTTATTCCGCTTATCCTACTTGGTCTCTTAGTTCTTATGACCTTGGTTTTTATCCCTGGATTAGGAGTGGAAGCTAAAGGTGCACAACGGTGGCTATATATTGGACCAATAAATTTGCAGCCATCGGAGCTTGTTAAAATAGGCTTGGTAATTTATCTAGCCTCCATTTATTCAAAAAAGCAAGAGTACATTAGTGACTTTAAAAGAGGGGTTGTACCCCCTCTAGTAGTTGTTGCGATCTTTTTTACTTTAATTCTTATGCAACGAGATTTAGGAACGGGAATGTCTGTTATCTTTTTTACCTTAGTGATGATTTTTTGCTCGGGTGCACAATTTAAGCATATTCTAGGCCTGGGTATATTGAGCGGAATTATTGGCAGTATTTTTATCTTTACACAGAGCTATCGGCTTGAACGCTTTACCTCGTTCTTAGATCCATGGAGTGATCCTCTAGGATCGGGTTTTCAACTGACACAATCCTTAATCGCTATTGGAAATGGTGGATTTTTAGGTAAAGGATTTGGCAACAGTATTCAAAAATACATGTATTTACCTGAAGCTCATACAGACTTTATTTTTGCTATTATTGCAGAGGAATTAGGGCTTCTAGGCATTAGTTTTATCTTACTTTGCTATGTCCTATTATTGTTGCGTGGGATAAGAGCAGCTGTTAGATGTCCAGACTCCTTTGGGACTCTGTTAGGTATCGGTATTGTGGCCATGATCGGTGTACAGGTACTCATTAATATTGCCGTTGTAAGTGGTCGTCTTCCGGTAACGGGGATTACACTTCCGTTCTTAAGCTACGGAGGAACCTCTTTAATCCTGACCTTATCTTCAATAGGAATTCTATTAAATGTTTCCAGATATGCTGTGGAAGAAGAGGTACCCAATCAGAGATCAGTGAATTGA
- the acsA gene encoding acetate--CoA ligase: MKVESLTTVAGSYNLANYQETNTSFNWGDVEKSFSWYDTGKINVAYEAIDRHAEGARKHKIALYYSDATRDESYSFQDMKEKTNQAANMFKHIGIEKGERVFIFMPRSPELYFGLLGAIKVGAIVGPLFEAFMEGAVRDRLENSEASVIMTTPELLRRVPLQDLPALKHVILVNNQEVDSQELAQAFPNVQFYDFNKTVKEYSTSLEVVWVDKEDGLILHYTSGSTGKPKGVLHVHYAMLQHYQTGKWVLDLQEDDVYWCTADPGWVTGTSYGIFGPWLNGATNVVRGGRFSPEDWYQTIDKYKVTVWYSAPTAFRMLMGAGDDVVKQYDLSSLRHVLSVGEPLNPEVIRWGVQVYNKRIHDTWWMTETGGMLICNYPSMEIRPGSMGKVFPGVEATILDDQGQELPPNQMGNLAIKTGWPSMMRKIWRNDEKYKEYFKWEGWYVSGDSAYVDEDGYFWFQGRVDDVIMTAGERVGPFEVESKLVEHPAVAEAGVIGKPDPVRGEIIKAFVALRRGYTASEELIEEIRQFVKTNLAAHAAPREIEFKDKLPKTRSGKIMRRVLKAWELDLPTGDLSTMED; this comes from the coding sequence GTGAAAGTAGAGAGCCTAACAACAGTAGCGGGAAGCTACAATTTAGCTAATTATCAAGAGACTAATACATCCTTTAATTGGGGAGATGTGGAGAAAAGTTTTTCTTGGTATGATACGGGAAAGATTAATGTAGCCTATGAGGCCATTGATCGACACGCTGAGGGAGCAAGAAAGCATAAAATAGCTCTTTATTACAGTGATGCTACTAGAGATGAAAGCTACAGCTTTCAGGATATGAAGGAAAAAACAAATCAAGCCGCTAATATGTTTAAGCATATAGGGATTGAAAAAGGAGAAAGAGTATTTATCTTTATGCCTCGTTCTCCAGAGTTGTATTTTGGATTACTAGGAGCAATTAAGGTAGGGGCGATTGTTGGTCCTCTGTTTGAAGCTTTTATGGAAGGTGCTGTCCGAGATCGTTTAGAAAATTCAGAGGCCAGTGTGATTATGACAACACCAGAGCTGCTTAGAAGAGTCCCTCTTCAAGATTTGCCAGCGTTAAAGCATGTAATTTTAGTAAATAATCAGGAGGTAGACTCTCAAGAGCTTGCTCAGGCGTTTCCAAATGTACAGTTTTACGATTTCAATAAAACAGTAAAGGAATACTCAACGAGCTTAGAGGTGGTTTGGGTAGACAAGGAAGACGGTCTGATACTTCATTATACCTCTGGCTCTACAGGTAAGCCTAAGGGTGTTTTGCATGTGCATTATGCGATGCTCCAGCATTATCAAACAGGAAAATGGGTGTTGGATCTGCAGGAGGATGATGTCTATTGGTGTACCGCTGATCCAGGCTGGGTTACGGGGACATCTTATGGCATATTTGGTCCTTGGCTGAATGGAGCCACAAACGTGGTCCGTGGAGGAAGATTTAGTCCCGAGGACTGGTATCAGACTATTGATAAGTACAAAGTAACCGTTTGGTACAGTGCTCCTACAGCGTTTAGGATGCTAATGGGAGCTGGTGATGACGTGGTTAAACAATATGATTTAAGCTCGCTACGTCATGTCCTAAGTGTTGGAGAGCCATTAAACCCTGAGGTAATACGCTGGGGTGTGCAGGTTTATAACAAGCGTATTCATGATACGTGGTGGATGACGGAGACAGGAGGAATGCTGATTTGTAATTACCCTTCCATGGAGATTAGACCTGGTTCTATGGGTAAGGTTTTCCCTGGTGTTGAAGCAACTATTCTTGACGATCAGGGACAGGAGCTACCTCCAAACCAAATGGGGAATCTAGCGATTAAGACGGGCTGGCCATCAATGATGCGAAAGATATGGAGAAACGATGAAAAATACAAGGAGTATTTTAAATGGGAAGGCTGGTATGTTTCAGGAGACTCCGCTTATGTAGATGAGGACGGTTATTTTTGGTTTCAGGGCCGGGTAGATGATGTGATCATGACAGCTGGAGAGAGAGTAGGTCCTTTTGAAGTAGAAAGCAAGCTAGTAGAGCACCCCGCCGTAGCAGAAGCAGGTGTGATTGGTAAGCCTGATCCTGTGCGCGGAGAAATTATTAAAGCTTTTGTAGCTTTGCGAAGAGGATATACAGCTTCGGAGGAATTGATTGAAGAGATCAGACAGTTTGTTAAAACTAATCTAGCGGCGCATGCTGCTCCGAGAGAGATAGAGTTCAAGGATAAGCTACCAAAGACGAGAAGTGGCAAAATCATGCGACGGGTATTAAAAGCCTGGGAATTAGATCTACCAACGGGTGATCTATCAACAATGGAAGACTAA